Sequence from the Streptomyces mobaraensis NBRC 13819 = DSM 40847 genome:
CCAGCCGCCGTTCCCGGGCCAGGCGGGGGAAGGTGGTGCGCTCGTGGTCGCCGCGCTCGGGCAGCAGCTCGGCGAAGCCCGCCGAGAAGACGTAGACGCCCGCGTTGATCAGGTAGGGCGAGGGCGGGGCCTCGATGAAGTCCAGGACGTGCCCGAACTCGTCGGTCTCGACCGCGCCCCAGGGGATCCGGGGCCGGGCCAGGGCGAGGGTCGCGGTGGCGTCCCGCTCGTGGTGGAAGGCGGCCATCTCGCGGAGCGAGAACCGCGTCCAGATGTCCCCGTTGGTGGCGTACCAGGGCCGGTCCGGGTGGGGGAGCGAGGCGGCGGCGTGCCTGAGGCCGCCGCCGCGGCCGAGCGGCTCCTTCTCGACCACCGTCGTCACCCGCAGCGGGAGGTCGGCCGACGCGAGCCACGCCTGGAGCACCTCGGCGAGGTGGCCGCAGGAGACGACGGCGTCGGTGACGCCCTCGGCGGCCAGCCAGGCCAGTTGGTGGCCGATGATCGGCATGCCGGTGCCGGGGATCTCGACCATCGGCTTGGGGCGGTCGTCGGTGTAAGGGCGAAGCCGTGACCCCTGGCCTCCGGCCAGGATCACGGCTTGCGCGGGTGTGGGGACGGGGTGCGTGCCGGTCATGCCCCGCACGATATGCCGTGCCGCGGGGTGCGGTGCGACCGGCCGCCGCCGGGGGCGGGAGGGCCGTCAGTGGCCCTGGGCCACCCCGGAGGCGTACGAGGTGTCGCAGACCGGGCGCGAGTACGCCTGGGCCTTCTTCGCGGAGTGGTACTTGGCGACGGCGGCCTGGCCGAGGACGCGGGCGATGTCGACGCAGTAACGGGCCAGCGAGGGACGGCCGTTGGTGGCGACCTGGAGGTGGGTCAGGGCCACTCCGGGGTTCTTCTCCTGGAGCTCCGTGAGCAGCTTGTCGCGCAGCACCTCATGCGGGGCGCGGGCCCTGGCCTGGCTGGAGGCGGCGTCCGAGGACGCGGTGAGCACCTGCGACTCGGCGTTGGGCGCCGCCCACGGGACCCGGGTGACGGCGAGGGTCCCGGAGAGCACCATGACGACGGGGAGGACGAGGGCGAGGGTTCTGCCGATGCGGCGGGCGGCCTGGTTCATGCCGCAGATGGTAGCGAGGCGTAATGAGACCGCGACATTTAGTCACCCGATCGGGTGGCATTACCTCGGCCCTTCGGTGGGAAGGGTTGACGCCCGGGCGGCCGGACCTGGGGCGGGCGGCCCGAAATCGGTGACGCGTCCGGTTGACGGGCCGTGAGGGCCGCCGTGCCGCCCGCGCCGGGGCGGCACGACGGCGTGAATCAATCGCTCAGCCGCTCGCCCGACGAGGTCGAGAACACGTGCAGCTCGCCCGGGCGGGGGACGACGTGCAGGGCCGAGCCCTTCTCCGGCACCCGCCGGCCGTTGACGCGGACCACCAGGTCCTTCTGCTCGCCGCCGACCTCCGCCGTGCCGTACACGTAGCCGTCGGCGCCCAGCTCCTCGACCACGTTGACCGTGACGGCCAGGCCGGCGGGGGCGTCGGCGGCCTCCTTGCTCAGCGTCCGGGCCGTGTCGCCGTTCTGCTCCACGACGTCGAAGTGCTCGGGCCGGACGCCGACGGTGACCGTCCGGTCGCCCCGGTCGGCCGCGGCGGCCAGCGCCTCCCGGGAGACCGGCACCACGCTGTTGCCGAACTTGACGCCGCCGTCGGTGATCGGCACCTCGACCAGGTTCATGGCCGGGGAGCCGATGAAACCCGCGACGAAGAGGTTGGCCGGGCGGTCGTACATATTGCGCGGCGAGTCGATCTGCTGGAGCAGCCCGTCCTTGAGCACCGCCACCCGGTCGCCCATCGTCATGGCCTCGACCTGGTCGTGGGTGACGTAGACGGTGGTGATGCCCAGGCGCCGCTGGAGGCCGGCGATCTGGGTGCGGGTCTGCACGCGCAGCTTGGCGTCCAGGTTGGACAGCGGCTCGTCCATCAGGAACACCTGCGGCTCGCGGACGATCGCCCGGCCCATCGCCACGCGCTGCCGCTGGCCGCCCGAGAGCGCCTTCGGCTTGCGGCCCAGGTACTCGGTGAGGTCCAGGATGCGCGCCGCGTCCTCGACCTTCTGCCGGATCTCCGCCTTGGGCACGCCCGCGATCTTCAGGGCGAAGCCCATGTTGTCGGCGACGGTCATGTGCGGGTAGAGCGCGTAGTTCTGGAACACCATGGCGATGTCCCGGTCCTTCGGCGGCAGGTTGGTGACGTCGCGGTCGCCGATGCGGATGGAGCCGCCGTTGACGTCCTCCAGCCCCGCGAGCATCCGCAGCGAGGTGGACTTTCCGCAGCCCGACGGGCCGACCAGGACGAGGAACTCGCCGTCCTCGATCTCGATGTCGAGCTGGTCGACGGCGGGCTTGTCGGCGCCCGGATAGATCCGGGTCGCCTTGTCGTACGTGACCGTGGCCATGGTGGTGGGTCCCTTCACCGGCAGGAACGTGCCGGACGATCCGAGTAGAGGGAGCGGTGCTGAGTGGTCCAGTCCAATGTGGACGGGATGCGGTGACGGTACCTGGGGAGCGGGCCGTTGTCAGCAGGTCGCGGTCGCGAAAATTGGGGGGAGCGGCGGGGCTGTCTCCGGTTAGACTGCTTCCGCGCGCTGCCGCGTGCCGCCTTAGCTCAGCTGGCCAGAGCACCTGTCTTGTAAACAGGGGGTCGTCGGTTCGAATCCGACAGGCGGCTTCTTGCCGCGCACAGCACGAAGCCCGGGCCTTGGCCCGGGCTTTGTTGTGCCCCGGTCCCGCCCTTTCACCGTTTCTTGCGGGGGCAAGCCCCCGCACCCCCGAAGCGCCCTGCGGGCTCTCCCAGAGGGGCCTGGGGGCGCAGCCCCCAGGAAACGGCGAAAGGGTGGGAAGGGGGCGGAACTACCGCCGACCGGAGTACGAGGCGTGGTCCTCGTACGAGTCCGTGCCGGCGTAGGGGGTCGGCTCCGCCTGACGCGGAGCGTCCTGGTGGCCCGGCCACCACGCCTTGTGCCCGAGCAGCGACGTGACCGTCGGCACGAGCAGCATGGCCATCACGA
This genomic interval carries:
- a CDS encoding ABC transporter ATP-binding protein, whose product is MATVTYDKATRIYPGADKPAVDQLDIEIEDGEFLVLVGPSGCGKSTSLRMLAGLEDVNGGSIRIGDRDVTNLPPKDRDIAMVFQNYALYPHMTVADNMGFALKIAGVPKAEIRQKVEDAARILDLTEYLGRKPKALSGGQRQRVAMGRAIVREPQVFLMDEPLSNLDAKLRVQTRTQIAGLQRRLGITTVYVTHDQVEAMTMGDRVAVLKDGLLQQIDSPRNMYDRPANLFVAGFIGSPAMNLVEVPITDGGVKFGNSVVPVSREALAAAADRGDRTVTVGVRPEHFDVVEQNGDTARTLSKEAADAPAGLAVTVNVVEELGADGYVYGTAEVGGEQKDLVVRVNGRRVPEKGSALHVVPRPGELHVFSTSSGERLSD
- a CDS encoding NDP-sugar synthase: MTGTHPVPTPAQAVILAGGQGSRLRPYTDDRPKPMVEIPGTGMPIIGHQLAWLAAEGVTDAVVSCGHLAEVLQAWLASADLPLRVTTVVEKEPLGRGGGLRHAAASLPHPDRPWYATNGDIWTRFSLREMAAFHHERDATATLALARPRIPWGAVETDEFGHVLDFIEAPPSPYLINAGVYVFSAGFAELLPERGDHERTTFPRLARERRLAGYPLPHGAYWRAIDTAKDLTEAARELAG